In a single window of the Chelonia mydas isolate rCheMyd1 chromosome 8, rCheMyd1.pri.v2, whole genome shotgun sequence genome:
- the IK gene encoding protein Red yields MPERDSEPFSNPLAPDGHEVDDSHSFNQSKLTNEDFRKLLMTPRAAPTSAPPSKSRHHEMPREYNEDEDPAARRRKKKSYYAKLRQQEIERERELAEKYRDRAKERRDGVNKDYEETELISTTANYRAVGPTAEADKSAAEKRRQLIQESKFLGGDMEHTHLVKGLDFALLQKVRAEIASKEKEEEELMEKPQKETKKDEDPENKIEFKTRLGRNIYRMLFKTKAYERNELYLPGRMAYVVDLDDEYADTDIPTTLIRSKADCPTMEAQTTLTTNDIVISKLTQILSYLRQGTRNKKLKKKDKGKLDEKKPPEADMNIFEDIGDYVPSAVKVPREKERERYRERERDRERERDRERERERERERERDREREREREEEKKRHSYFEKPKADDEPLDIDKGPGSAKELIKSINEKFAGAAGWEGAESLKKPEDKKQLGDFFGMSNSYAECYPATMDDMAVDSDEEVDYSKMDQGNKKGPLGRWDFDTQEEYSEYMNNKEALPKAAFQYGIKMSEGRKTRRFKETNDKAELDRQWKKISAIIEKRKKLEADGVEVKRPKY; encoded by the exons ATGCCGGAGCGAGACA gTGAACCGTTCTCCAACCCTCTGGCCCCAGATGGCCATGAGGTGGATGATTCCCACTCCTTCAATCA GTCCAAGCTGACCAATGAAGACTTCCGAAAGCTTCTTATGACCCCGCGGGCTGCGCCAACATCCGCGCCCCCCTCCAAATCTCGCCATCATGA GATGCCCCGGGAGTACAATGAAGATGAAGATCCAGCTGCTcgcaggaggaagaagaaaag CTATTATGCAAAGCTGCGGCAGCAGGAGATTGAACGAGAGAGGGAGCTGGCTGAGAAATACAGGGATCGAGCCAAGGAGAGAAGAGACGGTGTCAACAAAGACTACGAGGAAACAGAGCTGATTAGCACGACTGCCAACTACAGGGCAGTGGGACCCACTGCAGAAGC GGATAAGTCAGCAGCTGAGAAGAGGCGACAGCTGATCCAGGAATCCAAGTTCTTGGGTGGTGACATGGAGCACACTCACTTGGTGAAGGGTCTGGATTTTGCACTGCTGCAGAAG GTGCGTGCTGAAATTGCcagcaaagagaaggaagaggaggagctgatGGAGAAACCCCAGAAGGAAACCAA aaaagatGAAGATcctgaaaataaaatagaattcaAGACTCGCTTGG gtCGGAACATCTACCGCATGCTGTTCAAGACTAAAGCATATGAGCGGAACGAGTTGTATCTGCCGGGGCGGATGGCCTACGTAGTGGATCTGGATGATGAGTACGCAGACACAGATATCCCAACCACCCTGATCCGGAgcaaagctgactgccccaccATGGAG GCACAGACCACACTGACCACAAATGACATTGTCATCAGCAAGCTGACTCAGATCCTCTCCTACCTGAGGCAAGGGACCCGCAACAAGAAGCTCAAAAAGAAGGACAAAG GAAAGCTGGATGAGAAGAAACCCCCTGAGGCTGATATGAA TATCTTTGAAGATATTGGTGACTACGTGCCATCCGCGGTGAAGGTGCCACGGGAGAAGGAGCGAGAGAGGTACCGGGAGAGGGAGCGAGACCGGGAGAGGGAGCGAGACCGGGAgagggagcgagagagagagagagagcgggaaCGGGATCGAGAGAGAGAGCGGGAacgggaggaggagaagaagagacaTAGCTACTTTGAGAAACCCAAAGCTGATGACGAG cCCCTGGATATTGACAAAG GGCCAGGCTCAGCCAAGGAGCTGATTAAATCCATCAATGAGAAGTTCGCTGGAGCAGCTGGCTGGGAAGGAGCAGAATC ATTAAAGAAGCCTGAAGATAAGAAGCAGTTGGGCGATTTCTTTGGGATGTCGAACAGCTACGCTGAGTGCTACCCTGCCAC cATGGACGACATGGCTGTGGACAGTGATGAAGAGGTGGACTACAGCAAAATGGATCAG gGTAACAAGAAGGGGCCCCTGGGCCGCTGGGACTTTGACACGCAGGAGGAGTACAGCGAGTACATGAACAACAAAGAGGCTCTGCCCAA AGCGGCTTTCCAGTACGGAATCAAGATGTCAGAGGGCCGTAAAACACGCCGTTTCAAGGAGACCAATGACAAGGCCGAGCTGGACCGGCAGTGGAAGAAGATCAGTGCG ATCATTGAGAAAAGGAAGAAGTTGGAGGCTGACGG GGTGGAGGTGAAGAGACCGAAGTACTGA